In Ignavibacteriales bacterium, the DNA window TTAATCAAATTGTACAATCTTTTTGAGAACAACATATTCAATAAATTCTCCCGGTATCTAAATGAAGAAGAAGAATCTGTAACCGATCCGATTCTCGTCTCATTGGAAAAAAGGATCGTATCATTGGCTGAACAAATCAGTTCAATTATTCACGAATCATTTCAAAAAGAAAAATTTCTCGATGAATATAAAAAGAATATTCAGGCGGCAAGGCAATTTTGTTTAAAACTAAATCAGTCCGGTAATGCTTTATCTTTAAGTTCCACAGATAAACGATTTCTCCTAATACTTCATGCCTGGATCATTGCTGAGAGCATTCATAAAATTGGCGGAAGCGAAATCACCGGGAAATTATATTTACAGCGTTCCTTCGCCGAGATTTTTACCGGCCATGATTTTAATCAGGACCAAACCGATGATATGGCACGGATTGTTCTTCAGATGGGACGAAGAAAAAACAGAACGTGGAGTGAATATTTCAAGCGGCCGGAAATCGAAATGATAATCGGAACGAATATGTTCGATAACGTCAAATATTTCAACAAAGAAAAATTCGAAGAACTGCTAAAACTTTCAATCATCTCAGAAGCAATAATCTCTTTAAGAAGTTCAACTGACGCTAAAATAGAACTTGACTCAATTGAAAACACAGATCATACTCTTACCGATATATCGAGCAAGTCGAAATATCACTTTTACAATTTTATTTCTATGCTTAAACTTAACGAAGAAACAGGAAACTTAAAATGAAAGATACGGTAGCAATAATTTTGGGCGGAGGACGCGGAGAACGACTTTACCCTTTAACTAAACTACGCGCGAAGCCGGCTCTTCCGCTGGCAGGCAAGTACCGACTTATAGATATACCTGTCAGCAATTGCATCAATTCAAATATTCATAAAATATTTGTGCTGACACAATTTAATTCCGCATCTTTAAACCGGCATGTTTCTACCACATACGGATTTTCTCCTTTCATGAAAGGTTTCGTGGAAGTGCTGGCAGCTCAACAGACAACCGTTAGTCCGGATTGGTTTCAGGGAACTGCCGATGCCGTGCGAAAAATACTTTGGGTAATCGAACCGCAGAAAGCCAACGACCTTCTGATTCTCGCGGGCGATCATCTTTATAAAATGGATTACAGATTGTTCGTGAAAGCACACCGCGAATCAAACGCCGATGTCAGTATTGCAGTAATTCCTGTTTCGGAAGCTGACGCTTCAGGATTCGGATTGATGAAGATTGATGTGAACGGCAGAGTGGTTGAATTCAAAGAAAAACCTAAGGGAGATGAGCTAAAGAATATGCAGGTAGATGTTACCTCGCTCGGCTTTGTGGATGCATCAACATGGGGAACTTCATACCTCGCGTCGATGGGGATTTACCTTTTTAAAAATGATGTTATCACGAAATTACTGGAACGTTACCCACAGCATACCGATTTCGGAAAACATCTCATACCGGAAGCGATCAACGACTTTAAAGTCCAATCGTATATTTTCCGCGGATACTGGGAAGACATCGGAACAATCGAATCGTTTTACAGAGCGAATCTCGCGCTTGTGAAGCAGCCTAATCCCGATTTCAG includes these proteins:
- a CDS encoding glucose-1-phosphate adenylyltransferase — protein: MKDTVAIILGGGRGERLYPLTKLRAKPALPLAGKYRLIDIPVSNCINSNIHKIFVLTQFNSASLNRHVSTTYGFSPFMKGFVEVLAAQQTTVSPDWFQGTADAVRKILWVIEPQKANDLLILAGDHLYKMDYRLFVKAHRESNADVSIAVIPVSEADASGFGLMKIDVNGRVVEFKEKPKGDELKNMQVDVTSLGFVDASTWGTSYLASMGIYLFKNDVITKLLERYPQHTDFGKHLIPEAINDFKVQSYIFRGYWEDIGTIESFYRANLALVKQPNPDFSFFDEQFPIYTRPRFLPPSKILNSKVEQSMISDGCIILCAKIVNSVIGVRTRVEEKSHLENVLMMGADYHQSAAERDNDIKNNLPPIGIGENSLICNSIIDKNARIGKNVKIINKNKIQHLDSESNGYCIRNGITIIVKNAIIPDNTII